A region of Staphylococcus sp. IVB6181 DNA encodes the following proteins:
- the brxB gene encoding bacilliredoxin BrxB — protein MDLNFDLYMNDVVEQARKEIENAGYEQLTTPEDVDSVLKQDGTSLVMINSVCGCAGGIARPAAEHALHFDKLPDRLVSVFAGQDKEATQRAREYFEGYAPSSPSFALIKDGKITEMVERHQIEGHDIMDVITQLQNLFEKYCEER, from the coding sequence ATGGATTTGAATTTTGATTTATATATGAACGATGTAGTTGAACAAGCACGTAAAGAAATAGAAAATGCTGGTTATGAGCAGCTTACAACGCCAGAAGATGTAGATTCAGTACTTAAACAAGATGGTACTTCACTTGTAATGATTAACTCAGTATGCGGTTGTGCAGGCGGTATTGCACGTCCAGCTGCAGAACATGCATTGCATTTCGATAAATTGCCTGATCGTCTAGTTTCTGTATTTGCTGGTCAAGATAAAGAAGCAACACAACGCGCGAGAGAATACTTTGAAGGATATGCACCTTCAAGCCCATCATTCGCACTTATTAAAGATGGTAAAATTACTGAGATGGTAGAACGTCATCAAATCGAAGGACATGACATCATGGATGTAATTACGCAACTTCAAAACTTATTCGAAAAATATTGCGAAGAGCGATAA
- a CDS encoding dihydrolipoamide acetyltransferase family protein encodes MEIKMPKLGESVHEGTIEQWLVEVGDKIEEYEPICEVITDKVTAEVPSTEAGTITKILVEAGETISVGTPICEIEAEGEANASDESNNDIPSETPAKEEAPAKAEQPQPASATKNENQPLNNGRYSPVVFKLASEHQIDLTQVKGTGFEGRVTKKDIEHVISNPDLMLEQSNVQDSTAALESAATAVNAPSNTVSDDLAGESIPVNGVRKAIAKHMVESVTEIPHAWMMVEADATNLVKTRNHHKAQFKAKEGYNLTFFAFFVKAVAEALKEFPMLNSSWQGSEIKVHNAINISIAVAVEDKLFTPVIHNADEKSIKGIAREINELATKARNNKLTQADMQGGTFTVNNTGTFGSVSSMGIINHPQAAILQVESIVKKPVVIDDMIAIRNMVNLCISIDHRILDGLQAGRFMNTIKNRVEQFTIEHTSIY; translated from the coding sequence ATGGAAATCAAAATGCCGAAACTCGGAGAGAGTGTACATGAAGGTACCATTGAACAATGGTTAGTCGAAGTCGGCGACAAAATAGAAGAATATGAACCTATTTGCGAAGTCATTACAGATAAAGTAACAGCAGAAGTACCATCTACAGAAGCTGGTACAATTACTAAAATCTTAGTTGAAGCTGGTGAAACTATCAGTGTTGGGACACCTATTTGCGAAATTGAAGCTGAGGGTGAAGCGAATGCTTCTGATGAATCAAATAATGACATACCATCAGAAACACCCGCTAAAGAAGAAGCACCTGCAAAGGCAGAACAACCACAACCAGCGTCAGCTACAAAAAATGAAAATCAGCCATTAAATAACGGCAGATATTCTCCTGTAGTCTTCAAATTGGCATCAGAACATCAAATCGATTTAACACAAGTAAAAGGGACTGGCTTTGAAGGTCGTGTGACTAAGAAAGATATTGAACATGTTATTAGCAACCCTGACTTGATGTTAGAGCAATCGAATGTTCAAGACAGCACTGCAGCATTAGAAAGTGCAGCAACAGCTGTAAATGCGCCTTCAAACACTGTTTCTGATGATCTTGCTGGAGAATCTATTCCAGTCAACGGCGTAAGAAAAGCCATTGCAAAACATATGGTTGAAAGTGTGACTGAAATTCCGCATGCTTGGATGATGGTTGAAGCTGATGCTACAAACTTGGTGAAAACAAGAAATCATCATAAAGCACAATTTAAAGCAAAAGAAGGTTACAACTTAACATTCTTTGCATTCTTTGTGAAAGCAGTGGCTGAAGCTTTAAAAGAATTCCCAATGCTTAACAGCAGCTGGCAAGGTTCTGAAATCAAAGTGCATAATGCCATTAACATTTCTATTGCGGTTGCAGTAGAAGATAAATTATTCACACCAGTGATTCATAATGCTGATGAAAAATCTATCAAAGGCATTGCACGTGAAATTAATGAATTAGCAACTAAAGCACGTAATAATAAATTGACACAAGCTGATATGCAAGGCGGAACATTTACTGTAAATAATACAGGTACGTTTGGCTCTGTGTCTTCAATGGGTATTATCAATCACCCGCAAGCAGCTATTCTGCAAGTAGAATCAATTGTTAAAAAACCTGTGGTTATTGATGATATGATTGCAATCCGCAATATGGTCAACTTATGTATTTCTATTGATCATCGTATTTTAGATGGTCTCCAAGCCGGTCGATTTATGAATACAATTAAAAATAGAGTAGAACAATTTACAATTGAACATACCTCTATCTATTAA
- the gndA gene encoding NADP-dependent phosphogluconate dehydrogenase — translation MTQQIGVVGLAVMGKNLAWNIESRGYTVSVYNRSKEKTDTMVEESKGKNIHPTYSLEEFVNSLERPRKILLMVKAGPATDATIEGLLPLLDDGDILIDGGNTNYEDTIRRNKALAESGINFIGTGVSGGEVGALTGPSIMPGGQKEAYDKVADILEAIAAKADDGAPCVTYIGPDGAGHYVKMVHNGIEYADMQLIAESYALMKDALHMSHTEIAQTFKDWNAGELESYLIEITGEIFNKLDEDGSPLVEKVMDKAGQKGTGKWTSINALELGVPLTIITESVFGRFISSMKEERVAASKELTGPSPKFEGDKEEFLEKIRKALYMSKICSYAQGFAQMRKASEERNWNLQLGDLAMIWRAGCIIRAQFLQKIKEAYDNNPELQNLLLDPYFKDIVTNYQSALRDVVAESVANGVPTPGFAASINYFDSYRSENLPANLIQAQRDYFGAHTYQRKDQEGTFHTHWAEEK, via the coding sequence ATGACGCAACAAATTGGTGTAGTCGGTTTAGCCGTAATGGGTAAAAACTTAGCTTGGAATATTGAATCTCGTGGCTATACAGTATCTGTATATAACCGTTCAAAAGAAAAAACAGATACAATGGTCGAAGAATCTAAAGGTAAGAACATTCACCCCACTTATTCTTTAGAAGAGTTCGTAAATTCATTAGAACGTCCTCGCAAAATTTTATTAATGGTAAAAGCAGGTCCAGCAACAGATGCGACAATCGAAGGATTATTACCATTATTAGATGACGGCGATATTTTAATTGATGGCGGTAATACAAACTACGAAGATACTATCCGCCGAAACAAAGCATTAGCAGAAAGCGGCATTAACTTTATCGGTACAGGTGTATCAGGCGGTGAAGTAGGCGCATTAACAGGCCCTTCAATTATGCCTGGCGGCCAAAAAGAAGCATATGATAAAGTCGCTGATATTTTAGAAGCAATCGCTGCTAAAGCAGACGATGGTGCACCATGTGTAACTTACATCGGTCCAGACGGTGCTGGCCACTATGTAAAAATGGTACACAATGGTATTGAATATGCAGACATGCAATTAATCGCAGAAAGCTATGCATTAATGAAAGATGCATTACACATGTCTCATACAGAAATCGCTCAAACATTTAAAGATTGGAACGCTGGAGAGCTTGAAAGCTATCTAATTGAAATCACAGGTGAAATCTTCAACAAATTAGACGAAGACGGTTCACCATTGGTAGAAAAAGTGATGGATAAAGCAGGTCAAAAAGGTACAGGTAAATGGACATCTATTAACGCACTTGAACTAGGTGTACCTTTAACAATTATTACTGAATCTGTATTTGGTCGTTTCATCTCTTCAATGAAAGAAGAACGTGTAGCGGCTTCTAAAGAATTAACAGGACCTTCTCCAAAATTCGAAGGCGATAAAGAAGAATTCTTAGAAAAAATCCGTAAAGCTTTATACATGAGTAAAATCTGTTCTTATGCACAAGGCTTTGCACAAATGCGTAAAGCAAGCGAAGAACGCAACTGGAATTTACAGCTTGGCGATTTAGCTATGATCTGGAGAGCAGGTTGTATCATCCGTGCACAATTCTTACAAAAAATCAAAGAAGCTTACGACAATAATCCAGAGTTGCAAAACTTATTATTAGATCCTTACTTTAAAGATATCGTTACAAATTATCAATCAGCACTTCGCGATGTTGTTGCTGAAAGTGTTGCAAACGGTGTACCTACACCAGGATTCGCTGCAAGTATCAACTACTTCGACAGCTATCGTTCAGAGAACTTACCAGCTAACTTGATTCAAGCACAACGTGACTACTTCGGTGCCCACACTTATCAACGTAAAGACCAAGAGGGTACTTTCCATACACATTGGGCAGAAGAAAAATAA
- a CDS encoding alpha-ketoacid dehydrogenase subunit beta yields MAKITYLSAIQQAIYQAMEKDPNVFVLGEDVGKKGGVFGVTLGLQEKFGIERVIDTPLAESNIVGTAIGASMLGKHPIAEIQFAEYILPATNQIMSEAAKMRYRSNNDWQAPVTIRAPFGGGIHGALYHSQSIESVFASTPGLTIVIPSTPYDAKGLLLASVESNDPVLYFEHKKAYRLLKEEVPEEYYTVPIGKADVKREGSDITVFTYGLCVNYSLQAADVLAEEGIDVEVVDLRTVYPLDKSTIIERAKRTGKILLVTEDNLEGSIMSEVSAIIAENCLFDLDAPIMRLAGPDVPAMPFSPPLEDEFMMNPDKIKEKMLELARF; encoded by the coding sequence ATGGCAAAAATCACTTATTTATCAGCAATCCAACAAGCTATATATCAAGCTATGGAAAAAGATCCGAATGTATTTGTATTAGGCGAAGACGTAGGTAAAAAAGGCGGCGTTTTCGGCGTTACGTTAGGCTTGCAGGAAAAATTCGGCATTGAACGTGTGATTGATACACCTTTAGCTGAATCCAATATTGTCGGTACAGCGATTGGCGCCTCTATGTTAGGCAAACATCCGATTGCTGAAATTCAATTTGCAGAATATATATTACCAGCTACTAACCAAATAATGAGTGAAGCAGCCAAAATGCGCTACCGTTCTAATAATGATTGGCAAGCGCCAGTTACAATCCGTGCTCCTTTTGGCGGCGGTATTCATGGTGCCTTATACCATTCGCAAAGTATCGAAAGTGTTTTTGCATCGACACCAGGTTTGACGATTGTTATTCCTTCTACACCTTATGATGCGAAAGGTTTGCTTTTAGCATCAGTAGAATCTAATGACCCTGTCTTGTATTTCGAACACAAAAAAGCATACCGTTTATTAAAAGAAGAAGTACCGGAAGAATATTATACAGTGCCGATCGGCAAAGCTGATGTTAAACGTGAAGGCAGCGATATTACGGTCTTTACTTACGGCTTATGTGTAAATTACAGTTTGCAAGCAGCAGATGTTTTAGCTGAAGAGGGCATTGATGTTGAAGTAGTAGATTTACGTACTGTTTATCCATTAGATAAATCAACTATTATTGAACGTGCAAAACGTACTGGCAAGATTTTATTAGTAACTGAAGATAATTTAGAAGGCAGCATTATGTCAGAAGTGTCAGCGATTATCGCAGAAAACTGCTTATTTGATTTAGATGCACCGATTATGCGTCTCGCTGGTCCTGATGTTCCAGCAATGCCGTTTTCACCGCCATTAGAAGATGAATTCATGATGAATCCGGATAAAATCAAAGAAAAAATGCTTGAATTAGCACGTTTTTAA
- a CDS encoding M20/M25/M40 family metallo-hydrolase translates to MINEQRLLNTFLELVQIDSETGHEEIIQPILKKKLEDLGLKVEEDHAGDQPDLGANNLICTLDATENQSNTQKIYFTSHMDTVVPGINVKPIVKDDGYIYSDGTTVLGADDKAGLAAIFELIHVIQENNIPHGQIQFVITVGEESGLLGAKALDPKLLDAEFGYAVDASAPIGTTVLGAPTQMKISAVIHGKKAHASTPNKGVSAINIAAKAVSKMKLGQVDEETTANIGSFTGGSATNIVADEVTLHAEARSHSNEKIEAQIEHMKNVFTETAKAYGCSADIETTKSYQGFKVAEDAKVTRYAIESAESLGLSGNTVIAGGGSDGNIINALGIPTVIIGIGYENIHTTEERMEIKSLNLLAQQLVKIVELVSA, encoded by the coding sequence ATGATTAATGAACAACGCTTACTTAATACTTTTTTAGAATTAGTCCAAATCGATTCAGAGACTGGACACGAAGAGATAATTCAACCGATTCTAAAGAAAAAATTGGAAGACTTAGGTCTTAAAGTAGAAGAAGACCATGCAGGTGATCAACCTGATTTAGGCGCAAATAATTTAATTTGTACCTTAGATGCGACAGAAAACCAATCGAACACCCAAAAAATCTACTTTACCAGCCACATGGATACAGTAGTTCCAGGTATTAATGTAAAACCGATTGTTAAAGATGACGGATACATTTATTCAGATGGTACGACTGTATTAGGCGCAGATGACAAAGCAGGTCTTGCTGCTATATTCGAGCTTATCCATGTTATCCAAGAAAATAATATTCCGCATGGGCAAATTCAATTTGTCATCACAGTAGGAGAAGAATCAGGATTATTAGGTGCTAAAGCTTTAGATCCAAAACTTCTGGATGCTGAATTCGGATATGCAGTCGATGCAAGTGCGCCAATTGGTACGACTGTATTGGGTGCACCGACTCAAATGAAAATCAGTGCGGTCATCCATGGTAAAAAAGCGCATGCCAGTACGCCGAACAAAGGGGTTAGTGCGATTAATATCGCTGCTAAAGCTGTAAGCAAAATGAAATTAGGCCAAGTAGACGAGGAAACTACTGCTAATATCGGCAGTTTTACTGGCGGTTCAGCAACAAATATCGTTGCGGATGAAGTGACATTGCATGCTGAAGCAAGATCACATTCCAATGAAAAAATCGAAGCACAAATCGAGCATATGAAAAATGTGTTTACAGAAACAGCAAAAGCTTACGGATGTTCAGCAGATATTGAAACTACAAAAAGCTACCAAGGCTTTAAAGTTGCTGAAGATGCAAAAGTAACACGCTATGCCATAGAAAGTGCTGAAAGTCTAGGCTTAAGCGGTAATACAGTCATTGCCGGCGGCGGTTCTGACGGGAATATCATCAATGCTTTAGGTATTCCTACAGTCATTATCGGTATCGGTTATGAAAACATTCACACAACTGAAGAACGTATGGAAATCAAATCATTGAATTTATTAGCACAACAGCTTGTAAAAATCGTTGAACTTGTCAGTGCATAG
- a CDS encoding AraC family transcriptional regulator yields MDVIKQIQQAIVYIEDRILEPFHLQDLSDYVGLSPMHLDQSFKMIVGLSPSEYAEARKLTKAAEDVIVGAYRLVDIAKKYHYQDTNDFANAFSDYHGISPIQAKLKQDELKMQERLYLRISTTDRPPYTYRLETSEDYALVGYARFINTEELSNPFLVADYLEDLLHDGRIKELQRYNDVSPHELFIVKCPLDNGAEIFAGVPSERYPAHMESRFLPSRQYAKFNLQGEIDFAVNEAWHYIETRLQLTMPYETDSLYVEIYPFDISFDDPFTKMQLWLPIDPDDQ; encoded by the coding sequence TTGGACGTTATCAAGCAAATACAACAGGCGATTGTTTATATCGAGGATAGGATTCTTGAGCCTTTTCATTTGCAAGATTTAAGTGATTACGTTGGTCTTTCTCCAATGCATCTAGATCAGTCCTTTAAGATGATTGTCGGCTTATCTCCTAGTGAGTATGCAGAAGCGAGAAAATTAACGAAGGCGGCAGAAGATGTCATTGTGGGTGCCTATCGTTTAGTTGATATAGCAAAGAAATATCATTATCAAGACACCAATGATTTTGCGAATGCATTCAGTGATTATCATGGAATCTCTCCTATTCAAGCTAAATTAAAACAAGATGAATTAAAAATGCAGGAACGTTTGTATTTAAGAATTTCTACAACGGATCGTCCGCCGTATACTTATCGTTTAGAAACATCAGAGGACTATGCATTAGTAGGTTATGCAAGATTTATCAATACAGAGGAATTGAGCAATCCTTTCCTCGTAGCAGACTATTTAGAAGATTTATTGCATGACGGCAGAATTAAAGAGTTGCAACGCTATAATGATGTAAGCCCGCACGAGTTGTTTATCGTGAAATGTCCTTTAGACAATGGTGCTGAAATATTTGCGGGCGTCCCAAGCGAACGTTATCCTGCGCATATGGAAAGCAGATTTTTGCCTTCAAGACAGTATGCAAAATTTAATTTGCAAGGTGAAATCGATTTTGCGGTGAATGAAGCATGGCATTATATTGAAACTAGATTACAGCTGACAATGCCTTATGAGACTGATAGCTTATATGTAGAAATTTATCCGTTTGATATCTCATTTGATGATCCATTTACTAAAATGCAGTTATGGCTGCCGATTGACCCTGATGATCAATAA
- a CDS encoding aromatic acid exporter family protein yields MMRFNPYKIGFRTIKTAVGMALGIIIAKLIGLDNFSSSAILVVLCIKHTKVHSLQAIVSRFVSCVLILIIGSFAFSLLGQNAIVLGLIVLFFIPLTVMLKVQEGIITSCVILLHVFNAKVIDLHLFINEILLLIVGLGIAFIMNLIMPSLEKQLKKYKHTIEKQFTETFYSFSKVCYDTDFNLNVPLNEIEKEIQKAKSYAFRDVKNHYVRNENSYYHYFDMREEQLEIIERIEQLLKNIKFEDKMVRRLGNLFAEIAKNVNSNDYTAMRLYSLYELHLDLYDQALPQSKEALINRANEIQIVNELERYLQIKSHFGSLKLYDEI; encoded by the coding sequence ATGATGCGTTTTAATCCATATAAAATAGGATTTAGAACGATAAAAACTGCTGTGGGAATGGCACTTGGAATTATTATTGCCAAATTAATTGGTTTAGATAATTTTTCTTCAAGTGCCATTTTAGTTGTTTTATGTATAAAACATACGAAAGTCCATTCCCTTCAAGCAATTGTATCCCGTTTTGTATCCTGTGTTCTTATACTAATCATTGGTTCTTTTGCCTTTAGTTTGTTAGGACAAAATGCAATTGTTTTAGGTTTGATTGTATTGTTTTTCATACCGCTGACTGTAATGCTGAAAGTTCAAGAAGGCATTATTACCAGCTGCGTTATCTTGCTTCATGTCTTCAATGCCAAGGTCATCGACTTGCATTTATTCATTAATGAAATACTGTTGCTTATCGTCGGCTTAGGTATTGCATTTATTATGAACTTGATAATGCCGAGTCTTGAGAAACAATTAAAGAAATATAAGCATACAATTGAAAAGCAATTCACTGAAACTTTCTATTCATTCAGCAAAGTTTGCTATGACACTGACTTTAACTTAAATGTGCCGTTAAATGAAATAGAGAAAGAGATACAAAAGGCGAAATCGTATGCGTTCAGAGATGTTAAAAATCATTATGTCAGAAATGAAAACTCATATTATCATTATTTTGATATGCGTGAGGAACAACTTGAAATTATCGAACGTATCGAACAACTTCTTAAAAATATCAAATTTGAAGATAAGATGGTGCGCCGTTTAGGCAATCTATTTGCGGAAATAGCTAAAAATGTGAACAGCAACGATTATACTGCAATGCGTTTATACTCGCTGTATGAGCTTCACTTAGACTTATATGACCAAGCGTTGCCGCAATCAAAAGAGGCATTAATCAATAGAGCCAATGAAATACAAATTGTGAATGAACTAGAACGCTATTTGCAAATCAAATCTCACTTTGGTTCATTGAAATTATATGATGAAATATAA
- the lpdA gene encoding dihydrolipoyl dehydrogenase: MAEEQYDLVILGGGTAGYVAGIRASQLGKKVAIVENQLLGGTCLHKGCIPTKALLKSAEVLHTVKNAALYGVDTAQFQLNYEKVYERKDEIVAQMHTGVKHLMQHNHIDIYNGTGRILGSSIFSPQPGTISVEYADGNSELIPNDYVLIATGSRPAELPFLPFDHNVVLSSNDILKMTELPESVAIIGGGVIGMEFASLLNDFGTKVTVIEAGERILPNENKTVTKTLKKHLENRGVSIYENVQLSEENITINEDSASIELENESLTVDKILLAVGRKPNTDDIGLNNTKIKLDEKGFIEVNEQQQTQEQHIYAAGDCIGKLQLAHAGSKEGTTAVEAMFDDTVIPVDYNAIPKCIYTYPEIASIGMNIDQAKAADYKKARSFKVPFKAIGKAVIEDAEQQDGFCELVVDQETDTVLGLSMIGPHVTELINEAALLQFMNGSTLELGLTTHAHPSLSEVLMEAGLKAAQRSVHA; the protein is encoded by the coding sequence ATGGCAGAAGAACAATATGATTTAGTCATTCTTGGCGGTGGAACTGCGGGTTATGTAGCAGGAATTCGTGCTTCACAGCTTGGAAAGAAAGTCGCAATTGTTGAAAATCAATTACTTGGAGGCACATGTCTGCATAAAGGATGTATTCCGACAAAAGCATTGCTTAAGTCAGCTGAAGTATTACATACTGTTAAAAATGCGGCCTTGTATGGTGTTGATACAGCTCAATTCCAATTGAATTACGAAAAAGTATATGAACGAAAAGATGAAATTGTTGCGCAAATGCATACAGGCGTCAAACATCTGATGCAGCATAATCATATAGATATTTATAACGGTACAGGAAGAATACTAGGCTCATCTATATTCTCACCGCAACCTGGTACTATTTCTGTAGAATATGCAGATGGCAATTCAGAATTAATTCCAAATGATTATGTATTAATTGCAACAGGATCAAGACCTGCAGAGTTACCATTTTTACCATTCGACCATAATGTTGTGTTATCAAGCAATGATATCTTGAAAATGACAGAACTGCCTGAGTCGGTTGCAATTATCGGCGGCGGTGTCATCGGTATGGAGTTTGCTTCATTACTGAATGACTTCGGTACGAAAGTAACAGTTATTGAAGCAGGCGAGCGTATTTTACCGAATGAAAACAAAACTGTTACTAAGACACTGAAAAAGCATCTTGAAAATAGAGGTGTAAGTATATATGAAAACGTTCAGCTGTCAGAAGAGAATATCACTATCAATGAAGACTCAGCAAGCATAGAATTGGAAAATGAGTCATTAACTGTTGATAAAATATTGCTTGCTGTCGGCCGCAAACCGAACACTGATGATATCGGTTTGAATAATACGAAAATCAAGTTGGATGAAAAGGGCTTCATTGAAGTGAATGAACAGCAGCAAACACAAGAACAACACATCTATGCTGCAGGCGATTGTATTGGCAAATTACAACTTGCACACGCAGGTTCTAAAGAAGGTACTACTGCTGTTGAAGCGATGTTTGATGATACAGTTATCCCTGTTGATTATAATGCGATTCCAAAATGTATTTATACTTATCCAGAAATTGCTTCAATAGGGATGAATATCGATCAGGCAAAAGCAGCTGATTATAAAAAAGCACGCAGTTTTAAAGTACCGTTTAAAGCTATCGGCAAAGCTGTGATTGAAGATGCTGAACAACAAGACGGATTCTGCGAACTTGTCGTAGATCAAGAAACAGATACTGTTTTAGGTCTAAGTATGATTGGACCGCATGTTACAGAATTAATTAATGAAGCAGCGCTGCTCCAATTTATGAATGGTTCTACTTTAGAATTAGGTCTCACAACACATGCACATCCTTCATTATCTGAAGTATTGATGGAAGCAGGACTAAAAGCAGCACAACGCTCTGTCCACGCTTAA
- a CDS encoding thiamine pyrophosphate-dependent dehydrogenase E1 component subunit alpha, translating into MIDYKSAGLTENDLKEMYKWMDLGRKIDERMWLLNRAGKIPFVISCQGQEAAQIGMAFAMEKGDVSAPYYRDLALITYLGITPAETMMSAFGKQGDINSGGKQMPSHYSKREVDILSQSSPVGTQVLQGVGAALALKMDKKPNIAMATLGEGTSNQGDFHEGLNFAGVQKLPFICVIENNEYAISVPTHLQYAAEKLSDRALGYGIHGERVDGNDPIAMYKAMHEARERALNGEGSTLLEAMCTRMTAHSSDDDDQYRSPEIREGLKSLDCNIKFKAHLLDLGIANDEWFAEVEKENKAIVNKATKEAEASPYPDPSETYTHVYEEGGLE; encoded by the coding sequence ATGATTGATTATAAATCTGCCGGTCTTACCGAAAATGATTTAAAAGAGATGTATAAATGGATGGATTTGGGTCGCAAAATAGACGAAAGAATGTGGCTATTAAACCGCGCAGGAAAAATTCCTTTCGTTATCAGCTGTCAAGGACAAGAAGCAGCACAAATCGGTATGGCATTCGCTATGGAAAAAGGGGATGTTTCAGCCCCTTATTATAGAGATTTAGCGTTAATTACTTATTTAGGTATTACACCGGCTGAAACAATGATGTCTGCTTTCGGCAAACAAGGCGATATTAATTCAGGCGGTAAACAAATGCCTTCTCACTACAGTAAAAGAGAAGTCGATATTCTATCACAAAGTTCACCTGTCGGCACACAAGTCTTGCAAGGTGTCGGTGCTGCATTAGCGCTTAAAATGGATAAAAAACCTAATATTGCAATGGCAACATTAGGCGAAGGTACTTCCAACCAAGGTGATTTTCATGAAGGATTGAACTTTGCCGGTGTTCAAAAGTTACCATTTATTTGTGTCATTGAAAATAATGAATATGCGATTTCAGTGCCTACTCACTTGCAGTATGCGGCTGAGAAGTTATCTGATCGTGCATTAGGCTATGGCATTCATGGCGAACGTGTTGATGGAAATGATCCGATTGCAATGTATAAAGCCATGCACGAAGCACGAGAAAGAGCACTTAACGGTGAAGGTTCAACATTGCTTGAAGCGATGTGTACACGTATGACAGCACATTCTTCTGATGACGATGACCAATACAGAAGTCCAGAAATCAGAGAAGGTTTGAAATCATTGGATTGCAATATCAAATTCAAAGCCCACTTGCTTGATTTAGGCATTGCAAATGACGAATGGTTTGCTGAAGTAGAAAAAGAAAATAAAGCGATTGTAAACAAAGCGACTAAAGAAGCTGAAGCTTCACCATATCCAGACCCAAGTGAAACATATACGCATGTTTACGAAGAAGGAGGGCTTGAATAA
- the buk gene encoding butyrate kinase, with protein sequence MTNILVINLGSTSSKIAFFKNKQCAAIETIQHDITITQKPLLEQEPYRIEAIKAFIEASTPGLNSIDAIACRGGLLKPIAGGTYAVNKAMYDDLRHFKYGVHASNLSVIIGYNLGHTLDVPVYIVDPVVVDELVDIARMTGIKGIHRRSVFHALNQKAVARKFAQSQNKKYDEVNVIVAHMGGGITIGAHLQGKVADVNEGLYAEGPLSPERAGSIPNDLLYQFGHTHHYSPEELNHFISKQTGIMSLYETNNIQALVKRYEQDSEEVRLILDTMIYQIAKAIGERAVIFKGRTDQIILTGGIAYSSLITNKIAEYTNWIAPVKVYPGELEMESLANRVYETVNLQESVKQYS encoded by the coding sequence ATGACCAATATTCTTGTTATCAACTTAGGGAGCACATCATCTAAAATTGCTTTCTTCAAAAATAAGCAATGTGCTGCTATAGAAACTATACAGCACGACATCACAATTACACAAAAGCCGTTGTTAGAGCAAGAGCCTTATAGAATTGAAGCTATTAAAGCATTTATCGAAGCTTCAACGCCAGGCTTAAACAGTATCGATGCCATTGCTTGCCGAGGCGGTTTGCTGAAACCGATTGCCGGAGGAACTTATGCTGTAAACAAAGCAATGTATGATGATTTAAGACATTTTAAATATGGTGTCCATGCCTCTAATTTAAGCGTTATTATCGGTTATAATTTAGGTCATACTTTAGATGTGCCTGTTTATATTGTTGATCCGGTTGTCGTTGATGAACTCGTCGATATTGCTAGAATGACGGGGATTAAAGGCATTCATCGCAGAAGTGTATTTCATGCGTTGAATCAAAAAGCTGTTGCGCGCAAATTTGCGCAATCTCAAAATAAAAAGTATGATGAAGTCAATGTTATTGTTGCACATATGGGAGGCGGCATAACGATTGGTGCACACTTGCAAGGGAAAGTTGCAGATGTCAATGAAGGCTTGTACGCTGAAGGACCCTTGAGTCCAGAAAGGGCTGGCAGTATACCAAATGACCTACTCTATCAATTTGGTCATACACATCATTATTCGCCTGAGGAATTAAATCACTTTATCAGCAAACAAACTGGAATTATGAGTTTATATGAAACAAATAATATCCAAGCCCTTGTTAAACGTTATGAGCAGGATTCAGAAGAAGTGCGTTTAATATTAGATACAATGATATACCAAATTGCTAAAGCAATCGGTGAAAGAGCTGTCATTTTCAAAGGTCGAACAGATCAAATCATTTTGACAGGCGGTATTGCTTACAGCAGTTTGATTACCAATAAAATTGCTGAATATACCAATTGGATTGCACCTGTCAAAGTTTATCCAGGTGAATTGGAAATGGAGTCGCTTGCAAATAGGGTATATGAAACTGTAAATCTACAAGAATCAGTAAAACAATATAGTTAG